A stretch of the Clostridiales bacterium genome encodes the following:
- a CDS encoding class I SAM-dependent methyltransferase, whose product MRALDLVHDTIKKYIKPGDICIDATMGRGYDTSYLSKLVGENGKVVSFDIQQSALDSTKQLLKDRGQNNCELILDSHENMCKYLEEDSVSCILFNLGYLPSGDHNIYTHAKSTIKAIEDGLKLLKKDGIMCVSIYYGGDSGYEERDELLPYLRNMDDSKYQVIMASFYNWKNDPPIPVFITKV is encoded by the coding sequence ATGAGAGCATTAGATTTAGTTCATGATACCATTAAAAAATATATTAAGCCAGGCGATATTTGTATAGATGCAACAATGGGCCGTGGCTATGATACATCTTATCTATCTAAGCTAGTAGGAGAAAATGGAAAGGTGGTATCTTTTGATATTCAGCAGTCCGCCTTAGATTCTACAAAACAATTACTAAAAGATAGAGGACAAAATAATTGTGAACTCATATTAGATTCACACGAGAATATGTGTAAATATTTAGAAGAAGATAGTGTTTCTTGTATTCTTTTCAATTTAGGATATCTTCCAAGTGGAGACCATAATATATATACGCATGCAAAATCCACAATAAAAGCTATTGAAGATGGTCTAAAACTTCTTAAGAAGGACGGAATAATGTGTGTATCTATCTATTATGGCGGAGATTCTGGATATGAAGAAAGAGATGAACTATTACCATACCTTAGAAATATGGATGATAGTAAATATCAAGTTATTATGGCATCTTTCTATAATT